From Rhodohalobacter mucosus:
CCGGTTATGCGGTAAAGCATCAACGGAGGTGCCGGGATTTTCAAGGTAGGGTATGGCTCCGGGTTCAAACGTGCCGTTGCCGGACGTGAAACGATTGTCATCGGGCTGAAATTCAGCCATGATTGCAACGATGTGAAGGTTGCCCTCAACGGGAGGGGGAAGAGTCTGAGCTCGAAGGAGAGAGGGCGTTAGCTGAAGGACCGCGAGACATAAAAAAAGCAGTGGCATTCCTGACATACCACTGCTGCATTTTTTTTCGCCGGCCATCTACATGGGATCTAAATCAGAAATTAACCAGTACACTCAGGCGGATGGTATTCGCCAGAGGGTGATCTTCCTCAAGCGTGTAGATGTAGCTGAAATCGAATCCAAATATGTTGTATTTAAGGCCGGCACCCAGCGTGATGAATTCACGGTTGCCGTTTTCAGGATTTTCGTAGTAATAACCGCTTCTGAGCGCAAAAAGGTTGTTATACCAGTATTCAAGGCCGAATCCGAACATAAGCTGTTCTGCGAGGCTGAGTGATACAATTTCGCCCGTGCCGTTGTTGCGTTCCAGACTTCCCCATGAATTGAAGAGTGCCTCAACAACACCCATTGGCTCGAATGTGGCATTGTCGGGATCATTGGGATCCTGAAGCCGCTCGTTGCGGGCCATGATTTTGGAAATGTCATTGGAAAACGTAAGGGTATTCATTCCCATTTCATCCAGGTCCATGGTGTACGCCCAGCCTGCTCTGAGAACGGTCGGCAGCGGATCTTTCTGTGCATTGTCGGTGTACTGAATGCCCGGGCCGATATTCGACAAATTGAAACCTGCATTGATGGAGGCTTCCCGGTTGGCTACGGTAAATGAGTTGCTTTTGTAAAGGCCTGCAATATCGATCCCAACACTAGAGCCGGGATTGATCTGCTGCCCGCTTACGCTTCCGTCGGCGAGAGAGCTGTAGATGTAGCGAAGGCCGGTTCCAAGTGCAAAATTATCAGAAATCCGGAATCCGTAGGAGAGACCGGCTGTAATCTCATAACTGTTGAATCTGCCAAGTTCCAGGCCCGCTTCGTCGGTGCGCGTCTGTTCTCCCAGATTCAAAAAAGTGATGTGTCCGCCGATAGTGCCTACTCCGTCGATATAATATGTTCCAACCAGGTAGTCGTAAAAAAGGTCTGCGTTAAAAGCGGGAAGCCAGTTGGCATGTGTGATGCTAATCTGATTCTGATCCTGAAAAGCCAGCCCGGCCGGATTCCAGAAAATGGCTGATGCATTGTCAGCAATTGCGACCCCGGTATTTCCCATGCCGGCACCGCGAGAATCGGGCTCTATCTGAAGAAATGGAACCGCCGTAATGCCAACCTGCGCATTTGCAGTTCTTGAAAAGCTGAATATAAATACGATGAGTAGTAGGGTGGATAAAACTTTTTTCATTTTTCTAAACTGGTTTACTGCAAATATAGCATGAAAACGCAATCAGTATCATTTGATTGCATGAAATTTATGTTGCCGTTTCGACCCTTTTAAGGTTACGCTGATAAATCCGTCTGTTTTTATGCCGGATGATAATCGAATGTAAGGACGATCACCGAATCGTTTCGTAACAAAAAAGGGATCTGTAGCTATTTATAATAGGCGAAAAAGGTTGGTTTTTTCTTTCATGCACTACCAGGATAAAAATGATCCTGCAGCTTACTGTACCTGAATTATGAACCGAAATAATTACTTTTGTTTGACTTTGAAATGATACACCCCCCGCTCTTAAAATGCAACTCATTTTAAAGGCAATGTAAAAGAAACAGTCTTTTACAGCATTTCAACGACTAGAGCCGATGCACCACCGCCACCGTTGCATATTCCTGCGCAGCCGAGTTTCCCTCCAGTTCTGCGCAGCGCATGAAGAAGCGTCACCACGATTCGGGCACCTGAACAACCGATGGGGTGGCCTATACTGACCGCACCACCGTGGATGTTTACTTTATCGGGATTCAGTTCCAGAATCTGGTTGTTTGCCAGGGAAACCACAGAAAAGGCTTCATTGATTTCAAAAAGGTCGATATCCTCCTTGCTGACACCCGCTCTTTTTAGCGCAATCGGTATGGCATCTGCCGGTGCGGTGGTGAACCATTCCGGTGCTTTTGCTGCACTGCCATGGCTCAGGATTCTGGCCAGGGGCTGCAGACCCAGTTCACCGGCTTTCTCTTCACTCATCAGCAGCACACCGGCTGCACCGTCATTGATACTGCTTGCATTGGCCGCAGTGATGGTTCCTTCTTTGTCAAACACCGGTCTGAGTGATGGTATTTTGTCGAACTTGACGCGTTCAAGCTCTTCATCCATTTTTACTTCCGTTACGTTGCCGCGCCGGTCTTTAACTTTCATCGTAATGATCTCATCGTCAAACCAGCCGTTTTCGTGTGCTGCAATGGCACGCTTGTACGACGTGATGGCAAACTCATCCTGCTCTTCGCGGGATATATTGCACTCTTTGGCGCATATTTCACCGGCATTACCCATATGGAAATCATTATAGACGTCCCAAAGTCCGTCCGTAATGATACCGTCAAGAGCCTGAACGTGTCCCAGTTTGGACCCGAAGCGCTGCTTTGGAAGGTAATAAGGTACATTGCTCATGCTCTCCATACCGCCTGCAAACATGATGTCGTTCTGTCCCAGTGCGATCTGATCGGCCGCAATCATAATTGCCCTGGTGCCTGAGGCGCATACTTTATTCACGGTTGTGGCCGGTGTACGCTCACTGAGGCCGGCTTCCATGGCCGCCTGACGCGCAGGAGCCTGACCGATGCCTGCTGTGAGAACATTTCCAATCACCACTTCTTCAATATCGTCCGGTTTGATGCCCGCTTTTTTCACCAGTTCGTAAATAACCGAAGAGGCAAGTTCGGGGGCGGAAAATGAGGATAAACTGCCTCCAAATGATCCTATGGGTGTCCGTTTCGCAGCTACAATTACAACATTTCTCATAACGTTAGGGTAGATTTTTTTTTGATATTAAAAAGCCTGTTCAAGATCGCCGATCAGGTCTTCTGAATCTTCAATGCCGACCGATAGACGGATCAGGGAATCCATCAGACCTGCTTTTTCCCGCACCTCTTTGGGTATAGATCCGTGCGTCATGGATGCGGGATGGCTGATCAGTGATTCCACGCCACCAAGGCTTTCTGCAAGGGTAAAAATACGGGTTTTACTCATAAAAGAGTTGGCAGCATCCATCGAGTCGTCCTTCAGGGTGAAAGAGACCATAGCACCGAAATCATTCATTTGCCTGGCTGCCAGTTCATGCTGTGGATGCGTCTTCAGGCCGGGGTAATACAGCAGGTCAACATCGGGGTGACCCGACAGGTATTCAGCGATCTCCTTTGCGTTTTCCACGGATCTCTGGACTCGCACATGAAGTGTCTTAATTCCTCTCAGAATCAGGTAGCAGTCCATCGGGCCGGGAACAGCTCCGGTTGTTTTAACCTGAAAACGAAGTTTTTCCATCAGGTCCTTGTCGGAGCTGGCTACCGCACCGCCTATGGCATCCGAGTGCCCGCCAAGATATTTGGTGGTGGAGTGCATCACTGCGTCCGCCCCCAGGTCGAGGGGCCGCTGCAGATAAGGAGAAGCAAAGGTGTTATCAACCATGCTCAGGGCCCCGGCTTTATGGGCTATTTTTGAAACGGCCTCTATATCAATGATACGCAGCAGGGGGTTGGTAGGCGTTTCAATCCAGATAAGTCGTGTATTGGATGTAACGGCACTTTCCACCTCCTCCGTCCGCGTCATGTCAACAAAGGAAAAATCAATGCCATAAGGTTCAAAAACCTGTGTAAAAAGCCTGTAGGTACCGCCGTAAAGGTCATTGGTGGAAATCACGTGATCACCCGGCTTCAGGGTTTTAAGAATCGCGTCAATAGCGGCTACACCGCTGGAGAAACAGGCACATTCATCCGCATTTTCCAGCCCTGCGATCAGTTTTTCAAGCGCAGTTCGTGTCGGGTTGCCCACCCGGGCATAATCATATCCTTTATGAATATTGGGTGATTCCTGCGCATAGGTGGATGTGTGAAATACGGGCGGCATCACGGCTCCGGATGTTTCTTCCGGTTGCTGCCCTGCGTGTATTGCCTTCGTGTTGAA
This genomic window contains:
- the porV gene encoding type IX secretion system outer membrane channel protein PorV, yielding MKKVLSTLLLIVFIFSFSRTANAQVGITAVPFLQIEPDSRGAGMGNTGVAIADNASAIFWNPAGLAFQDQNQISITHANWLPAFNADLFYDYLVGTYYIDGVGTIGGHITFLNLGEQTRTDEAGLELGRFNSYEITAGLSYGFRISDNFALGTGLRYIYSSLADGSVSGQQINPGSSVGIDIAGLYKSNSFTVANREASINAGFNLSNIGPGIQYTDNAQKDPLPTVLRAGWAYTMDLDEMGMNTLTFSNDISKIMARNERLQDPNDPDNATFEPMGVVEALFNSWGSLERNNGTGEIVSLSLAEQLMFGFGLEYWYNNLFALRSGYYYENPENGNREFITLGAGLKYNIFGFDFSYIYTLEEDHPLANTIRLSVLVNF
- a CDS encoding acetyl-CoA C-acyltransferase, whose translation is MRNVVIVAAKRTPIGSFGGSLSSFSAPELASSVIYELVKKAGIKPDDIEEVVIGNVLTAGIGQAPARQAAMEAGLSERTPATTVNKVCASGTRAIMIAADQIALGQNDIMFAGGMESMSNVPYYLPKQRFGSKLGHVQALDGIITDGLWDVYNDFHMGNAGEICAKECNISREEQDEFAITSYKRAIAAHENGWFDDEIITMKVKDRRGNVTEVKMDEELERVKFDKIPSLRPVFDKEGTITAANASSINDGAAGVLLMSEEKAGELGLQPLARILSHGSAAKAPEWFTTAPADAIPIALKRAGVSKEDIDLFEINEAFSVVSLANNQILELNPDKVNIHGGAVSIGHPIGCSGARIVVTLLHALRRTGGKLGCAGICNGGGGASALVVEML
- a CDS encoding cystathionine gamma-synthase, with amino-acid sequence MKFNTKAIHAGQQPEETSGAVMPPVFHTSTYAQESPNIHKGYDYARVGNPTRTALEKLIAGLENADECACFSSGVAAIDAILKTLKPGDHVISTNDLYGGTYRLFTQVFEPYGIDFSFVDMTRTEEVESAVTSNTRLIWIETPTNPLLRIIDIEAVSKIAHKAGALSMVDNTFASPYLQRPLDLGADAVMHSTTKYLGGHSDAIGGAVASSDKDLMEKLRFQVKTTGAVPGPMDCYLILRGIKTLHVRVQRSVENAKEIAEYLSGHPDVDLLYYPGLKTHPQHELAARQMNDFGAMVSFTLKDDSMDAANSFMSKTRIFTLAESLGGVESLISHPASMTHGSIPKEVREKAGLMDSLIRLSVGIEDSEDLIGDLEQAF